The following are from one region of the Desulfovibrio sp. UIB00 genome:
- a CDS encoding ribbon-helix-helix protein, CopG family, which produces MTVPVPTSIRLDPETLKQVDAIAAAEGRSRHWILVQAVKDALDARAAYAAAVQKGLDEANAGQFATDEEVAAMFAKYGA; this is translated from the coding sequence ATGACAGTTCCCGTTCCCACCAGCATACGGCTTGACCCAGAGACTTTGAAGCAGGTTGACGCCATCGCGGCGGCGGAAGGCCGAAGCAGACACTGGATTTTGGTGCAGGCGGTGAAAGACGCCCTAGATGCGCGCGCCGCCTATGCGGCCGCCGTGCAGAAGGGCCTTGATGAAGCCAACGCCGGGCAGTTCGCCACGGACGAAGAAGTGGCCGCCATGTTCGCCAAGT